In Leptotrichia sp. oral taxon 215 str. W9775, one genomic interval encodes:
- a CDS encoding RnfABCDGE type electron transport complex subunit D, whose product MEKTMENTIIKRYTPHIRVKDSVPKVMGDVIIALLPAILASGAVYGLYPLLVILTSVVSAVVTEFLFSAIFFKKYDSILNLSAVVTGILLALMLAPFTPLYVVAFGGAMAIIFGKLIYSGLGRNRFNPAIVGREFMTVFFSTVMASGTIWYNEEAMQVTGAKLFGFLGNFSFFNNLDSLILKSSGAIGEYSVLLLVLGGVYLIYRDRISWHIPVTLFITVFVGMMISRFTGINAGISLGGLMLCGIYMATDMPTSSSTPHGKIYYGIMMGIVVFVFWVFKIRNEALSYAILVLNGFVPIINETFTPLMFGEDAEEVQGEKIGRGVIYAFAIIGVTILVSLIHRFGLIRYLVFIYIIYTTVMLIRSKEIQ is encoded by the coding sequence ATGGAAAAAACAATGGAGAATACAATAATAAAACGTTACACTCCTCATATTAGAGTAAAGGACAGTGTTCCTAAGGTAATGGGAGATGTAATAATAGCATTACTGCCTGCTATACTTGCAAGTGGAGCAGTTTATGGACTTTATCCTCTGCTTGTTATTTTAACATCAGTAGTTTCAGCCGTAGTAACAGAGTTTTTATTTTCTGCAATATTTTTTAAGAAATACGATTCAATATTAAATTTATCGGCAGTAGTGACAGGAATACTGCTTGCACTGATGCTAGCCCCTTTCACACCTCTTTATGTGGTTGCATTTGGCGGTGCGATGGCTATAATATTTGGAAAGCTCATATACAGCGGACTTGGAAGAAACAGATTTAACCCTGCCATAGTTGGAAGGGAATTCATGACTGTATTTTTCAGTACAGTGATGGCTTCAGGTACAATTTGGTATAATGAGGAAGCGATGCAGGTAACAGGAGCAAAGCTGTTTGGATTTTTAGGAAATTTTTCATTTTTTAATAACCTTGATTCACTTATATTAAAATCATCAGGTGCAATTGGGGAATATTCAGTCCTTCTTCTAGTTCTTGGAGGAGTATATCTTATTTATAGGGACAGAATTTCCTGGCACATTCCTGTAACTTTATTTATTACAGTTTTTGTAGGAATGATGATTTCAAGATTTACAGGTATAAATGCAGGTATTTCATTAGGTGGACTTATGCTTTGTGGAATATACATGGCAACAGATATGCCTACAAGCTCGTCAACTCCACATGGGAAAATTTATTACGGAATCATGATGGGAATAGTAGTTTTTGTATTCTGGGTATTTAAAATCAGAAATGAAGCCCTTTCATATGCAATACTTGTCCTAAATGGATTTGTACCTATAATAAATGAAACTTTTACACCATTAATGTTTGGAGAAGATGCAGAAGAGGTTCAGGGAGAAAAGATAGGAAGAGGAGTAATATATGCTTTTGCAATAATAGGAGTTACTATACTGGTTTCACTTATTCATCGTTTTGGACTGATAAGATATCTTGTGTTTATCTATATAATTTATACAACAGTAATGTTAATACGCTCAAAAGAAATTCAGTAA